In Trifolium pratense cultivar HEN17-A07 linkage group LG7, ARS_RC_1.1, whole genome shotgun sequence, a genomic segment contains:
- the LOC123894445 gene encoding zinc finger CCCH domain-containing protein 37 isoform X2: protein MLPLLHFNLNALLTVPNVVPSETLPERPGEPDCPFFLKTQKCKFGSRCKFNHPNVPSENPDVSGLPERPQEPPCAFYLKTGKCKYGAACKFHHPKDIQIQFSDESSRTVEQTQTNSSMFDGAIGDTQQIQPLISPLLHNSKGLPVRQGEVDCPFYMKTGSCKFGATCRYNHPVMNAINPPISALAPSLLGSSAANHNIGVINPAASFYQAFDPRISNPMTQVGVTGTIYPQRPGQIECDFYMKSGICKFGERCKYHHPIDRSTESSKLQSNVKLTAAGLPRREGVEICPYYLKTATCKFGATCKFDHPPPGEVMELAKSQGTSTTNGGETETNVDVSGSAPEQ from the exons GTTCCAAATGTTGTTCCAAGTGAAACTCTTCCTGAAAGACCTGGAGAACCAGATTGTCCA TTCTTTCTGAAAACTCAAAAATGCAAGTTTGGTTCAAGGTGTAAATTTAATCATCCAAATGTTCCCTCAGAAAATCCTGATGTTTCTGGCTTACCCGAGAGACCACAAGAGCCCCCTTGTGCG TTCTACTTGAAAACTGGAAAATGTAAATATGGTGCTGCATGCAAATTCCATCACCCCAAGGATATCCAGATTCAGTTCTCTGATGAATCGAGCCGTACCGTTGAGCAGACACAAACAAATTCTTCTATGTTTGACGGGGCAATAGGAGATACACAACAAATTCAGCCTCTTATATCTCCACTGTTGCATAATAGCAAAGGGCTTCCTGTGAGACAG GGGGAAGTGGATTGTCCGTTCTACATGAAAACTGGAAG TTGCAAGTTTGGGGCCACTTGCCGCTACAATCATCCCGTCATGAATG CAATTAATCCACCTATTTCTGCATTGGCCCCTTCTCTTTTGGGATCCTCGGCTGCTAATCATAACATTGGAGTTATTAATCCAGCTGCATCTTTTTATCAAGCTTTTGACCCCAGGATCTCAAATCCAATG ACCCAGGTGGGAGTAACAGGGACTATCTATCCTCAGCGTCCTGGACAGATTGAATGTGAT TTCTATATGAAATCTGGCATATGTAAATTTGGGGAAAGATGCAAATATCATCACCCAATTGACCGCTCAACAGAATCATCAAAACTGCAATCAAATGTTAAACTTACTGCTGCAGGGTTACCAAGAAGAGAG GGTGTTGAGATTTGCCCATATTATTTGAAAACTGCCACGTGCAAGTTTGGCGCGACATGCAAGTTTGATCATCCACCACCAGGAGAAGTGATGGAGTTGGCCAAGTCGCAAGGAACTTCTACAACCAATGGAGGAGAAACAGAGACCAATGTAGATGTGTCTGGTTCTGCTCCGGAACAATAG
- the LOC123894444 gene encoding CTP synthase-like, protein MKYVLVTGGVVSGLGKGVTASSIGVLLQACGFRVTSIKIDPYLNTDAGTMSPFEHGEVFVLDDGGEVDLDLGNYERFLDIKLTRENNITTGKIYQSVIEKERRGDYLGKTVQVVPHVTDAIQEWIERVAQVPVDGKEGPADVCVIELGGTIGDIESMPFIEALGQFSYRVGPSNFCLVHVSLVPVLSVVGEQKTKPTQHSVRQLRGLGLIPNLLACRSSKELDENVKAKLSQFCHVPLSNILTLCDVPNIWHIPLLLRDQKAHEAILKTLNLQGVAREPDFKEWITRTKVYDKFPESVRIAMVGKYTDLSDAYLSVLKALLHASVARNRKLVVDWVPAENLEDDTFKEDPNAYKAAWSLLEGANGILVPGGFGDRGVQGKTLAAKYAREHSVPFLGICLGMQIAVVEFARSVLGLHDANSTEFDPKTKNPCVIFMPEGSKTHMGGTMRLGSRRTYFNVADCKSAKLYGNVSFIDERHRHRYEVNPDMISKLETAGLSFVGKDETGRRMEIVEMPGHPFFIGAQFHPEFKSRPGKPSPLFSGLIEAACERTVVSKSKENANLTNGIHEPHSPTSKAQNGNVLKSSNGSLNVVCPNSSLNAEEGV, encoded by the exons ATGAAGTACGTTTTGGTGACGGGTGGAGTTGTCAGTGGACTTGGGAAAGGAGTTACTGCTAGCAGCATTGGAGTACTCCTTCAGGCTTGCGGCTTTCGTGTTACTTCGATCAAAATTG ATCCCTACTTGAACACTGATGCAGGGACAATGTCTCCTTTTGAGCATGGTGAAGTGTTTGTCTTAGATGATGGTGGTGAG GTTGACCTTGATCTTGGAAACTATGAACGTTTCTTGGACATCAAATTAACTCGCGAAAATAATATCACAACCGGAAAAATTTATCAG TCTGTTattgagaaagaaagaagaggaGATTATCTTGGCAAAACTGTTCAG GTTGTTCCACACGTTACAGATGCTATCCAAGAGTGGATAGAACGCGTAGCACAGGTACCCGTTGATGGAAAAGAAGGCCCTGCTGATGTTTGTGTCATTGAATTGGGTGGAACTATAG GGGATATTGAATCTATGCCTTTTATTGAAGCTCTTGGCCAATTTTCGTACCGTGTAG gCCCTAGCAACTTCTGTTTGGTTCATGTCAGCCTGGTGCCTGTTCTCAGTGTTGTTGGTGAACAG AAAACAAAACCAACCCAACACAGTGTCCGTCAACTAAGAGGGTTAGGGTTGATCCCAAATCTTCTTGCTTGTCGCAGTTCAAAG GAACTTGATGAAAATGTTAAGGCAAAACTTTCTCAATTTTGTCACGTGCCG TTATCAAACATACTCACTCTCTGTGATGTTCCAAATATTTGGCACATTCCTTTGCTGTTACGA GACCAGAAGGCACACGAAGCAATCCTGAAAACTTTAAACTTGCAAGG TGTTGCCAGAGAGCCTGATTTTAAGGAGTGGATCACTAGAACAAAAGTTTATGACAAATTTCCCGAATCT GTTAGAATTGCAATGGTGGGAAAATATACAGACCTTTCAGATGCATATCTTTCTGTACTGAAG GCACTTCTGCACGCTTCTGTTGCTCGCAACCGCAAGTTGGTTGTGGATTGGGTTCCTGCTGAGAATCTGGAAGACGATACCTTTAAAGAG GATCCCAATGCATATAAAGCTGCTTGGAGTCTTCTAGag GGTGCTAATGGGATTCTAGTTCCGGGAGGTTTTGGTGATAGAGGAGTGCAAGGGAAAACTCTTGCTGCTAAGTATGCTCGTGAACATAGTGTTCCGTTTCTTGGCATTTGTTTGGGGATGCAAATTGCTGTCGTTGAATTTGCAAGATCTGTTCTAGGTCTTCATGATGCTAATAGCACAGAATTTGATCCTAAAACCAAAAATCCTTGTGTCATATTTATGCCAGAA GGTTCGAAGACTCATATGGGAGGAACTATGCGTCTTGGTTCAAGGAGAACTTACTTCAATGTTGCTGACTGCAAATCAGCCAAGTT GTATGGCAATGTTAGCTTTATCGATGAGCGGCATCGCCATAGATACGAG GTTAATCCTGACATGATATCAAAACTTGAGACTGCTGGTCTATCTTTTGTCGGCAAAGATGAAACTGGGAGGCGTATGGAG ATAGTTGAAATGCCTGGTCATCCTTTCTTTATTGGTGCTCAGTTTCACCCTGAGTTTAAGTCTAGACCAGGGAAACCTTCTCCACTATTCTCAg GATTAATAGAAGCAGCATGTGAGAGGACAGTTGTGTCAAAAAGCAAAGAAAATGCAAACTTAACCAATGGGATACATGAACCACACTCGCCAACATCGAAAGCACAAAATGGAAATGTGTTGAAATCTTCTAATGGTTCCTTAAATGTTGTATGCCCCAATAGTTCCTTAAATGCGGAGGAGGGAGTTTAG